From the genome of Pelosinus fermentans DSM 17108:
GCCTTTTGCCAAGCAAGCATTCACAATATCTCTGCCGGGAAGAGTTAACTGCGCCCCGAGCATCAGACCTTTGCCCCGCACCTGGGTAATCAGCTTAGGATACTTAGCTTGTAAGACTAGCAAGCCTTTTGCAAAGTAGTTTCCTAATTCTTTGGCATTTGCCAGCAATCCTTCTTCCTTAATCGCCAATAGTACAGCATTAGCAGCCGCACAAGCCAGTGGATTACCGCCAAAGGTGGAACCATGGTCACCGCTTGCAAAAACAGAAGCTACTTTATCACTGGCAATAAACGCACCAATAGGCACGCCGCCTCCTAACCCTTTTGCTAATGTGACGATATCAGGGACAATGCCATATTGCTCATAAGCAAACATCGTACCAGTACGTCCCATACCTGTTTGGATTTCATCGAGTATAAGCAGTATTTCCTTTTCATCACACAACTGGCGTACTTGCTGTAAATACGTTTCATCCGGCATGTTGATGCCGCCTTCCCCTTGAATGGGTTCAAGAAGAATCGCACAAGTTTTTTCTGTTACAGCAGCTTTAAGAGCCTCTATATCATTAAAAGGCACATAGCTAAAGCCGCCAGGCAAAGGTTCGTACCCTTTCTGGTATTTAGGCTGGGCAGTGGCAGTAAGAGTCGCTAAGGTTCGTCCATGAAAACAATGCTGAGCACTAATAATCTCGATTTTATCTGCATTTATTTTTTTTGCATACTTGCGAGCTAGTTTTATGGCACCTTCATTGGCCTCGGCACCGCTGTTTGCCATAAATACTTTCCCCAGACCACTGACTTTCGATAAACTTTCCACCAATTTTGCCTGTACTTCTGTGTAGTATAAATTGGAGCAATGAATCAATTTTCCAGCCTGCTGGCTAATCGCTGCCACTAAGGCAGGATGCCCATGGCCCAAGACATTTACTGCAATACCAGCAAGAAAATCCAAGTACTTCTTACCGTCATTATCATACACATACGGACCCTCACCATGTGATAATGCAATGCTATAACGGGCAAATACCGGCATGTAATTATCATCAACGGTTTGAATAATCTCTTGTGTTTTCATATTGTTACGCCCTCCTTCATATAAAAATTTTTCAAACACCCTTTTATTTTACAACCTGTGTACCGATACCCTGAGAAGTGAATATTTCAAGTAATATGGAATGAGGCTGTCTTCCGTCAATAATATGTGTTTTTCCAGTGCCGCCCTGCAGCGCTTTGATGCATGTTTCTACCTTAGGAATCATGCCGCCTCCGATACTTCCTTGTGCGATCATCTGCTGGGCTTCCTCAAGAGATAAAGAGGAGATAAAGGAGGTCTTATCTTGATAATCGCGATAAATCCCTTCTACATCCGTTAACATGATTAGTTTTTCGGCCCCCAGAGCACCTGCGACTTCGCCCGCTACATAATCGGCATTAATGTTGTAGCTTTCACCGTTTTTTCCTACTCCAATGGGCGCAATGACAGGAATGTAACCGCTGTCGATCAAGGTATTGAGTATGTTGGTATTGATTGATTCTACTTCTCCCACAAACCCAATGTCTACCATGCTGACTCTGCCATTTTCATGTACTTCAGCAAAATGTTTTTTGGCGAGTATCAAGTTGGCATCTTTCCCGCTTAAGCCTACTGCTTTGGATCCATGGCGATTTAATAAGTTCACAATTTCTGTATTAATTTTACCAACAAGCACCATTTCTGCAATAGATACCGTTTCTTCGTCCGTTACCCTAAGACCACTGATAAACTCTGTCTTTTTACCGAATTTATTTAAAACACTGGTAATTTCCGGACCGCCGCCATGAACAACGATAGGTCTCATTCCTACATATTTTAATAATGTAATATCTTGAATTACACTATTTTTCAATTCACTATTAATCATGGCATTGCCGCCATATTTAATTACCACTGTTTTGCCATAAAAATCCTGCATATATGGCAAGGTTTCAATTAATACGGCAGCAGTTTCCAAGGAATTTTTCACATTTCTACCTCCTTATGTATGGTATTCTCCGTTAATTTTTACATATTCATACGAAAAATCACAAGTCCACATCGTAGCTTCTGCTTGACCTAAGCCTAAATCCACAACGACTCTAATATCGTGTTCAGCCATAATTTTTTTCAATTCAAGTTCGTCAATTGGAGCGCCTAGACCTTGTTTTACAATGGTCAAATCACCAATAGACAAGGATATCTTAGTAGGATCTGCCGCTGCTTCTGAATAACCTACAGCACATAAAATCCGTCCCCAATTGGCATCTTCACCAAAGAATGCGGTTTTAACCAAGGGTGATTTCGCAATCGCCATGGCAGTCTTTTTCGCATCAGCAAAACTGGCAGCACCTGTTACATTCAGTTCCAGGAACTTGGTTGCACCTTCACCGTCAACAACAATTTGTTTTGCTAAATAAATGCATACTTCTGTTAGTATTTTTGTAAAGGCAGCGTAATCCTCATTCTTAGTCTCAATCTTTTTATTGCCTGCCAAGCCATTTGCCAGTACGGTTGCCATATCATTCGTACTAGTATCTCCATCTACAGAAATCATATTAAAGGATACATTCACAGCATCTGTCAGCGCTTGTTTCAGCAAAGCCGGAGCAATGGCAGCATCCGTTGTAATAAATGCCAGCATCGTAGCCATATTCGGATGAATCATTCCGGATCCTTTGGCAATACCAGCAATGCGTACAGGCACGCCACCTAGCTCAAATTCATAAGCACAATGCTTTTGGAACGTATCCGTAGTCATAATCGCCAGGGTAGAATAATCTTGTTCATCTGGACCTAACTGGGCAACAGCCGCTTTAATGCCTGCTGTTACTTTCTCCATTGGCAGTGTCACTCCAATGATGCCTGTAGACGCTACTAGAACATCTTCCTTTGGTATGCTCAGAAGATCGGCTGTGATTTGAGCCATCGCATTGGCGTCAGAAAGCCCCTGTTCACCCGTACAAGCATTAGCACATCCTGAATTGACAACAATCGCAGAAGCAATACCGCTTTCAAAAGCTAAGCGAGATACCGCCACTGGAGCTGCTGCCATGGTATTGGTCGTACATACTCCTGCCACACTGGCAGGTACTGTACTGTAGATAACTGCTACATCATGTTTACCGCTCTTTTTTATCCCTGCCTGCACTCCAGCAGCCTTAAATCCTTTAGGTGCTGTAATACCGCCTTTAATTTCTGTATACATGTAAGAAACCTCCTTATAATTCCAAGCTACTTCAAGGGTATAAAGCAACTTGCTTTAAACCGCTGTCTTCTTTAAAACCAAACATTACATTAAAGTTCTGTACAGCCTGCCCTGCTGCACCTTTTACTAAGTTATCAATCGCCGATACCACGATTACCCGATTGGTACGAGAATCAATGTGCCAGCCTAAATCACAGAAGTTAGACCCTCGCGTATGCTTTACAGCAGGATACCCGCCCGGTCCTAATAGCCTGATAAAGAATTCTTGACCATACATCTCATGAAATGCCTGATCAATATCTTCCGGCTTTACTCCTTCTTGCAAAGTGGCATAGCAAGTACTCAAGATTCCCCGTGACATAGGAATCAAATGGGGTGTAAAGCTGATCAGCGAATCCTGACCGGAAATCTCCTGCAATGCCTGTTCAATTTCAGGTGTATGACGATGCCCTGCAATGCTGTAAGCTTTCAGATTTTCTGACATCTCTGCCATATGAACGTTCTGACTAAGTCCGCGTCCCGCACCGGAAACACCTGATTTAGCATCTACCACAATATTTTTAGTATCAATTAAATGGGATTTGGCTAAAGGAGCCAAGGCTAAAATGCTCGCCGTAGTATAACAACCTGCATTACCAACAATGCTGGCTGACCTGATTTGCTGACGGTATAATTCGGTCAGCCCATATACTGCACCGGAATTACGGTGCGTATGCTCTACCTTATACCAAGCTTCATATATGGATTCATCACGAAAACGATAATCAGCTCCTAAGTCAATCACTTTTATGCCTTGCTCTGCCAATGGCCTGCCAATTGCCATGGCATGACCATGAGGCAAGCCAATAAATACTGCCTGACTATCAGCAAATTGGTCAAGATCCTTCATGCTCGTTAACTTTTTATCATAAAATCCCGCCAGATGAGGATATATTTCTGTAATGCCCGTCCCCGTGTGACTTTCTGAGGTAATCGCAGCAACCTCTACTTCCGGATGATTGCTTAAAATACGTAATAATTCCGCTCCAGCATACCCTGTTGCACCGATAACGCTTACTTTCATTACCGTCCCCCCCTTATAATGTTATAATTATACATTATACATGCATAATGATGCAATAACTTTTTTACGACACTTACTCATATTTCTTGAATGATTTAGGTTGATCCTGTTGTCCGCCTTATTATTCTCTTTCATTATAAAACAATGATTCGATTCTATTTTTTTTCATCGCAAGCTCCCATGATCTCACAGAACTTTTCAATAAGCACAGGATCAAATTGTGTTCCTGCACAGCGTTTTAGCTCCTCAATTGCTTTGTCATGAGGCATAGCTTTGCGATAGGGACGATCATTTGTCATCGCATCATAAGCATCGGCAATTGCAAGTATACGGCACTCAATGGGAATATCTTCACCTGCAATACCTAATGGATAGCCAGTGCCATCCCACCATTCCTGATGCTTTAAAATCCAATCGGCAATCGAAGTAAGATCCGGTGCGGATAAGGCAATACGCTGGCCGATTTCACAATGCCTTCGCATTTCCATCGCTTCCTCAGGAGTGAGCGGCTCTTCCTTCATTAAAATTTTCTCTGATATACCTACTTTCCCAATGTCATGAAATTGTGCTAAAAGACGCATATCACTTATTTTTCTTTCCGATAGACCAATTGCCCTGGCAAGGCTTGATACCATATCCTGGAGGCGATCTCCGTGACCATCGGTAATAAAGTCCCGAGCTGCCAGCAGATTGACAACTTTTTGTACAATTGCACTCCGTGCTTTTTGTCCGCGGTGCAGCTTTTCCCGATACATATTATTATCCGCTTCTTTAAATAACTCTCTCATTGTCATAGAAGGTCCGCTGCTGATAGCAAATCCGATGGATAAACTAACAGGTACATCCTTATTTGATTCATTATTGATTCGGATTCCATTTTTTAATCGCTGGCAAGCTTCTTCCATGTGCTCTCTTGTAATATTCTCCATAATTACAACAAATTCATCACCACCGACTCTTGATACCACATCACCATCACGAAAGCTATTCTTAAAAATATTGGCAGCATTAATGAGCATTTGGTCGCCGCTTTCATGACCTAATGTATCATTTACTAATTTTAAGCCATCCAAATCACATACCATTAAGCCGACTGCCCCGCTGCGGCGCATATCTAAGCGTCGTATTTCCTCTTCAAAATAGGATCTGGCATATAGCCCTGTAAGTGAATCATGGAAGGTCACATAGCGCAATCGTTCTTCTGTTTTCTTGCGCTCTGATATGTCATGCGCAATAATAAAGAAAAATTGTTTTGTTCGTAAGCCAATGAGAGTCATGCGAACTTCCACATCTCGAATTTCCCCATTGGCTAGTCGATGCTTAAACTCCCACTGTCCGCTTTTTTCCTGAAATGCTTTTGTAAGCACCTCTCGGATTTCAGTTGTGGAAAGAAGATTTAGATGAGTGATCTTCATTTGCTTAAAGGTTTCCAGTGAGTAGCCATAGAATTTTTGAGCAGCTTCATTGGCATTTAGAATGTCGCAGGTCTCTGGGTCCACAAGATACATGATAACCTCTTGTTTGGTAAACATTTGCCGAAACTGCTCTTCGCTTTCTATTAAACTTTCTTCACTGCAATGCAGGGATGTTTGAACTTCTCGAGAATAAATTAAAAACCATACTAAAGCAGCGGAGCAAATTGCCAGGAAACCCCCAATTAGCCAAATCCAGATAAAGGCTGGGCTATATCGTTCCCAGCCTTGAGTCGGTACAGCAGCTAACTGCCAAAGTCCATTAGCAACTTTTACATTTACAATCACTGGATTTTCTAAGAAGATTCCTTCCTCACCCCAAAATACTCCGCCATCTTTACCAAGTCCATCACGACCGCGTACCGCAAACTTCAGCATAGACGACTGATCATATAGTCCGGCTTCTGCAAACAACCGCTCTTGAGACAAGGCCAAGCTAACCTGCCCCCAATAAACCGCTTCGGTTTTACCTTGGGGAGTCCAATAAATGGGCGTACGACTAACAAGTCCTACTCCACCTTCAATCAGCTGAATGGGACCTGCAATGATCATACTTCTACTCTCTATCACCTGCTGCAACGCTCTATTTTGATCTGACAGT
Proteins encoded in this window:
- a CDS encoding acetylornithine transaminase — its product is MKTQEIIQTVDDNYMPVFARYSIALSHGEGPYVYDNDGKKYLDFLAGIAVNVLGHGHPALVAAISQQAGKLIHCSNLYYTEVQAKLVESLSKVSGLGKVFMANSGAEANEGAIKLARKYAKKINADKIEIISAQHCFHGRTLATLTATAQPKYQKGYEPLPGGFSYVPFNDIEALKAAVTEKTCAILLEPIQGEGGINMPDETYLQQVRQLCDEKEILLILDEIQTGMGRTGTMFAYEQYGIVPDIVTLAKGLGGGVPIGAFIASDKVASVFASGDHGSTFGGNPLACAAANAVLLAIKEEGLLANAKELGNYFAKGLLVLQAKYPKLITQVRGKGLMLGAQLTLPGRDIVNACLAKGVIINCTAGDVLRFVPPLTIGRAHVDEVLAVLDAVLGQL
- the argB gene encoding acetylglutamate kinase translates to MKNSLETAAVLIETLPYMQDFYGKTVVIKYGGNAMINSELKNSVIQDITLLKYVGMRPIVVHGGGPEITSVLNKFGKKTEFISGLRVTDEETVSIAEMVLVGKINTEIVNLLNRHGSKAVGLSGKDANLILAKKHFAEVHENGRVSMVDIGFVGEVESINTNILNTLIDSGYIPVIAPIGVGKNGESYNINADYVAGEVAGALGAEKLIMLTDVEGIYRDYQDKTSFISSLSLEEAQQMIAQGSIGGGMIPKVETCIKALQGGTGKTHIIDGRQPHSILLEIFTSQGIGTQVVK
- the argJ gene encoding bifunctional glutamate N-acetyltransferase/amino-acid acetyltransferase ArgJ translates to MYTEIKGGITAPKGFKAAGVQAGIKKSGKHDVAVIYSTVPASVAGVCTTNTMAAAPVAVSRLAFESGIASAIVVNSGCANACTGEQGLSDANAMAQITADLLSIPKEDVLVASTGIIGVTLPMEKVTAGIKAAVAQLGPDEQDYSTLAIMTTDTFQKHCAYEFELGGVPVRIAGIAKGSGMIHPNMATMLAFITTDAAIAPALLKQALTDAVNVSFNMISVDGDTSTNDMATVLANGLAGNKKIETKNEDYAAFTKILTEVCIYLAKQIVVDGEGATKFLELNVTGAASFADAKKTAMAIAKSPLVKTAFFGEDANWGRILCAVGYSEAAADPTKISLSIGDLTIVKQGLGAPIDELELKKIMAEHDIRVVVDLGLGQAEATMWTCDFSYEYVKINGEYHT
- the argC gene encoding N-acetyl-gamma-glutamyl-phosphate reductase, which translates into the protein MKVSVIGATGYAGAELLRILSNHPEVEVAAITSESHTGTGITEIYPHLAGFYDKKLTSMKDLDQFADSQAVFIGLPHGHAMAIGRPLAEQGIKVIDLGADYRFRDESIYEAWYKVEHTHRNSGAVYGLTELYRQQIRSASIVGNAGCYTTASILALAPLAKSHLIDTKNIVVDAKSGVSGAGRGLSQNVHMAEMSENLKAYSIAGHRHTPEIEQALQEISGQDSLISFTPHLIPMSRGILSTCYATLQEGVKPEDIDQAFHEMYGQEFFIRLLGPGGYPAVKHTRGSNFCDLGWHIDSRTNRVIVVSAIDNLVKGAAGQAVQNFNVMFGFKEDSGLKQVALYP
- a CDS encoding diguanylate cyclase domain-containing protein produces the protein MKLKASFLAFLTMATILFGVYVFTKSEQQQYQEKVRAEVLGQLRASQARLEGGLHARLFLEKGLIAFILTHLEMDPQHKITQEEVNRFGAEFMPQLSGINNFTLIQNNKITHIYPLEGNEKMIGIDLSLLSDQNRALQQVIESRSMIIAGPIQLIEGGVGLVSRTPIYWTPQGKTEAVYWGQVSLALSQERLFAEAGLYDQSSMLKFAVRGRDGLGKDGGVFWGEEGIFLENPVIVNVKVANGLWQLAAVPTQGWERYSPAFIWIWLIGGFLAICSAALVWFLIYSREVQTSLHCSEESLIESEEQFRQMFTKQEVIMYLVDPETCDILNANEAAQKFYGYSLETFKQMKITHLNLLSTTEIREVLTKAFQEKSGQWEFKHRLANGEIRDVEVRMTLIGLRTKQFFFIIAHDISERKKTEERLRYVTFHDSLTGLYARSYFEEEIRRLDMRRSGAVGLMVCDLDGLKLVNDTLGHESGDQMLINAANIFKNSFRDGDVVSRVGGDEFVVIMENITREHMEEACQRLKNGIRINNESNKDVPVSLSIGFAISSGPSMTMRELFKEADNNMYREKLHRGQKARSAIVQKVVNLLAARDFITDGHGDRLQDMVSSLARAIGLSERKISDMRLLAQFHDIGKVGISEKILMKEEPLTPEEAMEMRRHCEIGQRIALSAPDLTSIADWILKHQEWWDGTGYPLGIAGEDIPIECRILAIADAYDAMTNDRPYRKAMPHDKAIEELKRCAGTQFDPVLIEKFCEIMGACDEKK